A window from Taeniopygia guttata chromosome 10, bTaeGut7.mat, whole genome shotgun sequence encodes these proteins:
- the SAXO2 gene encoding stabilizer of axonemal microtubules 2 isoform X2, with protein MGPPRCICEICSCGSDYLPYEIVTRPFRPQAEYRPKSGKIDLGTIYQRDYNPHKVGPVTLARPRERKHTSDAKVDTIPTYRDHYRLWESQRTESCKVERDYEPPSERFGNPSTFQDDYIPRQPNPPPSCKPCDSKLPEGPFDGNTIHRTAYVVHAMEPLFVRPREEYKPSDQPFEDLTTHQRDFRGMPGEQAKSCKPESTKHGSDDPFKGTTEFQDRYRPYLVTAPEFHKPREYVPPTDKMDLKSSNRLDYIKHRVAPRAPIKPAPARKSTGPFQGKTTTKEDYQPWRVCPQRLIKKEEEIQKPTGKFASLTTFRSHYIPHQANPPQSFKPVQAVPTGVPFKDETLYRTEYTPKKKEICPGTNPDAMGYVYVHTDSQGHRFYRQVSPEPSGSNCSPVPEEIPAVS; from the exons ATGGGGCCGCCGCGCTGCATCTGCGAGATCTGCTCCTGCGG ATCTGATTATTTGCCATATGAAATTGTTACGAGACCTTTTCGGCCACAAGCAGAATATAGACCAAAGTCGGGGAAGATTGACCTGGGAACCATTTACCAGAGAGATTACAACCCCCATAAAGTAGGACCAGTGACATTAGCAAGGCCTCGAGAGAGGAAACACACTTCAGATGCAAAAGTGGATACCATCCCAACCTACCGAG ATCACTATAGGTTATGGGAAAGTCAAAGAACAGAATCCTGTAAGGTGGAACGTGACTACGAACCACCTTCAGAGCGGTTTGGAAATCCTTCCACGTTTCAAGATGACTACATCCCCAGGCAGCCCAATCCCCCCCCGAGCTGTAAACCTTGTGACAGCAAGCTGCCAGAGGGGCCCTTCGATGGCAACACCATCCACCGCACGGCGTACGTCGTCCATGCGATGGAGCCCTTGTTCGTAAGGCCAAGGGAAGAGTACAAGCCAAGCGACCAGCCCTTTGAAGATCTCACAACCCACCAGAGAGATTTTAGAGGGATGCCTGGGGAACAAGCAAAAAGCTGCAAGCCTGAAAGTACAAAACATGGATCTGATGATCCTTTTAAAGGAACCACTGAATTCCAGGATCGCTATCGGCCATATTTGGTCACCGCGCCCGAGTTCCACAAACCAAGAGAGTACGTTCCACCCACAGACAAGATGGACCTCAAGTCCTCAAACCGTCTTGATTACATTAAACACAGGGTTGCTCCCAGAGCCCCCATAAAACCAGCTCCTGCAAGAAAAAGCACTGGCCCTTTTCAAGGGAAGACTACTACAAAAGAAGACTATCAACCCTGGAGAGTGTGTCCACAAAGGCTTattaagaaagaagaggaaattcAAAAGCCCACAGGAAAATTTGCTAGTTTAACTACATTCAGGTCCCATTACATACCACATCAGGCCAATCCACCTCAAAGTTTCAAACCTGTACAAGCTGTACCTACTGGAGTTCCTTTTAAAGATGAAACTTTGTATCGCACTGAATATACGCCAAAGAAGAAAGAGATCTGCCCAGGAACTAATCCAGATGCTATGGGTTATGTCTATGTA
- the SAXO2 gene encoding stabilizer of axonemal microtubules 2 isoform X3 has translation MMMEPSRATKRSIWRTTLAMATSALPRAVSQSQSSKRIGREWTAPQHSNHYRLWESQRTESCKVERDYEPPSERFGNPSTFQDDYIPRQPNPPPSCKPCDSKLPEGPFDGNTIHRTAYVVHAMEPLFVRPREEYKPSDQPFEDLTTHQRDFRGMPGEQAKSCKPESTKHGSDDPFKGTTEFQDRYRPYLVTAPEFHKPREYVPPTDKMDLKSSNRLDYIKHRVAPRAPIKPAPARKSTGPFQGKTTTKEDYQPWRVCPQRLIKKEEEIQKPTGKFASLTTFRSHYIPHQANPPQSFKPVQAVPTGVPFKDETLYRTEYTPKKKEICPGTNPDAMGYVYVHTDSQGHRFYRQVSPEPSGSNCSPVPEEIPAVS, from the exons ATGATGATGGAGCCCAGCCGAGCCACAAAACGGAGTATTTGGAGAACTACCCTGGCTATGGCAACATCTGCCCTCCCGAGAGCTGTAAGCCAAAGCCAGAGCTCCAAGAGAATCGGGCGAGAATGGACGGCACCACAACATTCAA ATCACTATAGGTTATGGGAAAGTCAAAGAACAGAATCCTGTAAGGTGGAACGTGACTACGAACCACCTTCAGAGCGGTTTGGAAATCCTTCCACGTTTCAAGATGACTACATCCCCAGGCAGCCCAATCCCCCCCCGAGCTGTAAACCTTGTGACAGCAAGCTGCCAGAGGGGCCCTTCGATGGCAACACCATCCACCGCACGGCGTACGTCGTCCATGCGATGGAGCCCTTGTTCGTAAGGCCAAGGGAAGAGTACAAGCCAAGCGACCAGCCCTTTGAAGATCTCACAACCCACCAGAGAGATTTTAGAGGGATGCCTGGGGAACAAGCAAAAAGCTGCAAGCCTGAAAGTACAAAACATGGATCTGATGATCCTTTTAAAGGAACCACTGAATTCCAGGATCGCTATCGGCCATATTTGGTCACCGCGCCCGAGTTCCACAAACCAAGAGAGTACGTTCCACCCACAGACAAGATGGACCTCAAGTCCTCAAACCGTCTTGATTACATTAAACACAGGGTTGCTCCCAGAGCCCCCATAAAACCAGCTCCTGCAAGAAAAAGCACTGGCCCTTTTCAAGGGAAGACTACTACAAAAGAAGACTATCAACCCTGGAGAGTGTGTCCACAAAGGCTTattaagaaagaagaggaaattcAAAAGCCCACAGGAAAATTTGCTAGTTTAACTACATTCAGGTCCCATTACATACCACATCAGGCCAATCCACCTCAAAGTTTCAAACCTGTACAAGCTGTACCTACTGGAGTTCCTTTTAAAGATGAAACTTTGTATCGCACTGAATATACGCCAAAGAAGAAAGAGATCTGCCCAGGAACTAATCCAGATGCTATGGGTTATGTCTATGTA
- the SAXO2 gene encoding stabilizer of axonemal microtubules 2 isoform X1, translating into MGPPRCICEICSCGRHRCCHRPTKIYDDGAQPSHKTEYLENYPGYGNICPPESCKPKPELQENRARMDGTTTFKSDYLPYEIVTRPFRPQAEYRPKSGKIDLGTIYQRDYNPHKVGPVTLARPRERKHTSDAKVDTIPTYRDHYRLWESQRTESCKVERDYEPPSERFGNPSTFQDDYIPRQPNPPPSCKPCDSKLPEGPFDGNTIHRTAYVVHAMEPLFVRPREEYKPSDQPFEDLTTHQRDFRGMPGEQAKSCKPESTKHGSDDPFKGTTEFQDRYRPYLVTAPEFHKPREYVPPTDKMDLKSSNRLDYIKHRVAPRAPIKPAPARKSTGPFQGKTTTKEDYQPWRVCPQRLIKKEEEIQKPTGKFASLTTFRSHYIPHQANPPQSFKPVQAVPTGVPFKDETLYRTEYTPKKKEICPGTNPDAMGYVYVHTDSQGHRFYRQVSPEPSGSNCSPVPEEIPAVS; encoded by the exons ATGGGGCCGCCGCGCTGCATCTGCGAGATCTGCTCCTGCGG ACGCCACCGCTGCTGCCACAGACCCACAAAGATTTATGATGATGGAGCCCAGCCGAGCCACAAAACGGAGTATTTGGAGAACTACCCTGGCTATGGCAACATCTGCCCTCCCGAGAGCTGTAAGCCAAAGCCAGAGCTCCAAGAGAATCGGGCGAGAATGGACGGCACCACAACATTCAA ATCTGATTATTTGCCATATGAAATTGTTACGAGACCTTTTCGGCCACAAGCAGAATATAGACCAAAGTCGGGGAAGATTGACCTGGGAACCATTTACCAGAGAGATTACAACCCCCATAAAGTAGGACCAGTGACATTAGCAAGGCCTCGAGAGAGGAAACACACTTCAGATGCAAAAGTGGATACCATCCCAACCTACCGAG ATCACTATAGGTTATGGGAAAGTCAAAGAACAGAATCCTGTAAGGTGGAACGTGACTACGAACCACCTTCAGAGCGGTTTGGAAATCCTTCCACGTTTCAAGATGACTACATCCCCAGGCAGCCCAATCCCCCCCCGAGCTGTAAACCTTGTGACAGCAAGCTGCCAGAGGGGCCCTTCGATGGCAACACCATCCACCGCACGGCGTACGTCGTCCATGCGATGGAGCCCTTGTTCGTAAGGCCAAGGGAAGAGTACAAGCCAAGCGACCAGCCCTTTGAAGATCTCACAACCCACCAGAGAGATTTTAGAGGGATGCCTGGGGAACAAGCAAAAAGCTGCAAGCCTGAAAGTACAAAACATGGATCTGATGATCCTTTTAAAGGAACCACTGAATTCCAGGATCGCTATCGGCCATATTTGGTCACCGCGCCCGAGTTCCACAAACCAAGAGAGTACGTTCCACCCACAGACAAGATGGACCTCAAGTCCTCAAACCGTCTTGATTACATTAAACACAGGGTTGCTCCCAGAGCCCCCATAAAACCAGCTCCTGCAAGAAAAAGCACTGGCCCTTTTCAAGGGAAGACTACTACAAAAGAAGACTATCAACCCTGGAGAGTGTGTCCACAAAGGCTTattaagaaagaagaggaaattcAAAAGCCCACAGGAAAATTTGCTAGTTTAACTACATTCAGGTCCCATTACATACCACATCAGGCCAATCCACCTCAAAGTTTCAAACCTGTACAAGCTGTACCTACTGGAGTTCCTTTTAAAGATGAAACTTTGTATCGCACTGAATATACGCCAAAGAAGAAAGAGATCTGCCCAGGAACTAATCCAGATGCTATGGGTTATGTCTATGTA